The DNA segment CCTCCGTCTGATCCGTCCGCATCATACTCGCGGTTATCTGCTTCGCCTGCTCGCTCCACTTGCGTATCTCGCCAAGCCGCTCCGACGCCTTGTTCAGCTCTCCGCCGGCCATCTCACGCAGATACAGTATAATGTTGCGCAGCAGTTCCCGCTGATTATACCCTTCCTCAGCCTCACCGCTCTCCTCACCCATGCTCGTCTCACCGAGTATCCCCTGCTGTATCGCGAACGCCTTGCGATCCAGCTCCCGCTGCCTGCGCTCTTCCTCCTCTTCGATCGGCTCCAGCTTCAGTTCCTCACCCGCATCATCACCCGCCGGCACATAACACTGATGACTGCAGAACGGGCACTTACCCTTCTTGCCGCCTGCATTGTCGGGAGCCTTGACCTTCTTGCCGCAACTCTCGCATTCAAAACCAATAGTCATTAGCCGCTCCTTTCAAACTCATTCACCGACAACCGTTCTCCTCCGCCTGCAGTCATTCGCAGTTACAAAATCTGCACTACTTCTTGCCCATCTCCGCAGATGTCTCCGCCACCACATCCGTCGTGATCCCGCCCCTGGGCGTAAAACTCGCCGTGATCTTCATCCACCTCGGCTCACACCCAGCCGCAAGATCGTCCAGTATCTCGTTCGTCAGCCTCTCGTAAAATATACCCTTATCCCGGTAGCTCTGCATATAATACTTCAGCGCCTTCAGCTCCAAACACTTCGCCTCGGGTATATACTCTATCGTTATCGTACCAAAATCCGGATGACCCGTCTTCGGACACACGCTCGTAAACTCCGGACAGCGTATCGTTATCGTGTAATCGCGTTCCGGACGCGGATTATCAAAGAATTCCAAAACCGGCTTATCTGACATAAAATTTGCCCCTGCAAAAAAAAATGATTATACTAAGAGCCTGTTATTTAATCGCCCTAACATCTAATAATACTGTATCACACGGAATTTGCAAGGGATACCGAATGTCTTCATCCACAAAAAAAGCTGTCGTCCTCCTCAGCGGCGGCCTCGACTCCGCAACCACCCTCGGCATAGCCCGAAACGAGGGTTTTGACTGCTATGCAATGACCTTCCGCTACGGCCAAAGACATAACGTCGAAGTGGAATGCGCCCGCCGCGTCGCAGCCTCGCTCGGCGTCGCCGAACACCGCATCATAGACATCGACCTCAAACAGTTCGGCCGCTCCGCCCTCACCGACGACACCCTCGCAGTACCCAAGGACCGCGAAGACATCGACGACACCTCCGACATCCCCATCAGCTATGTCCCCGCCCGCAACACCATCTTCCTCAGCTACGCCCTCGCATGGGCCGAGGTCCTCGACGCATTCGACATCTTCATAGGCGTAAACGCAACAGACTACAGCGGATACCCAGACTGCCGCCCTGAATTCATCGACGCATACGAAAAAATGGCCAACCTCGCCACCGCCGCAGCCGTCACCGGCACCCAAAAATACTCCATCCACACCCCAATAATCAAACTCTCCAAAGCCGACATAATCAAAACCGGCACCTCCATCGGCGTCGACTACTCACTCACCCACTCCTGCTACGACCCCGACCCCGACAACAAACCCTGCGCCCGATGCGACTCCTGCAAACTGCGTCTCCGAGGCTTCCAGCAAGCAAACCTGACCGACCCAGTCCAATACGCCGACTAACTCTTTCATGGAATTACTGAAGAACTACATGATCATGCAAAAGCTGGTATACTGTTTTATTCTTGAAACGATCATCCAGTCTTGGCAATAACTTGTGAAAATGCTCATGCCCAACATGCTTGTCTTGATTTGCAAGGCCTAGAGAGGTCCCCCAAATTGTCAGATTTCTCTTTCCTTCTTTCGATCGCCGATCTTTTAGGTTTTTTAATCCAAGTCTTGTAAGGTTTTCAGGGTGAAATCCAAAACCAAGAATAATCGCCATTTCCGCTTCAATTAAAAGCGCCCTCGCTCTTTCAAATTCCCCATCTTCATCAGAAGCCTCATGTATGATTTTTATGTGCTTGGCTGCTTCGTTGATGTGCTTTTGCTCTGCCTCAGAGTCAAACGGCACAACGCCTCCTCTATTCTGCCAAGGCAAATAACCTAGCTGGCCATGTACGTGAACAACCTCAATAGACCTTGCTTTCTCAGCAACTTCGTCACCACTCCTGCCGCAATTGTCATTCTTAAGAGCAGTATGGAGGAAATGCTCAAACGACCTGTCGTAATTGAACGTTACCACAGATAATTGATTTTGATCAAACTCATCAAAGGGAGCATCCAAAGCGTTGTAGAGCTTATGGTACCAACTTTGCTGCACGGTCTTCAGATAAGATAAATTGATTTTATCAAAAAGAGCGGTTGTTTTTTCATACCCCAGAAGCCTTTTAGCTATGGCCCATTTCCCGATTTCAAGATAATCTTCATGGCCACTTCTACCCAGCCAAGCATCAATTGATGATTGCCCAGACCTGGCGAATCGCTTGTAGAATTCTATAACCAAACCTTCGGGAAAACTATGCCTGATAAAAGGCTCTCGGTCGTTATTTAAGTCATTTAAAATCTCTGCCTTTAGTCGCCCACCACTGGGAAATCCATAAGGCATGCTCGCACCGGCCCCAAGAACCAAAACAGTATTACGCTTGATCATTTCTATTGCTCCCCTTTTTTTCAGTATCAACAACATTGACCAATTATCCTGAAAACGCAGCCGCATTCAAAGAAATTTCGCCACAAAGGTTCTATTTTACTGCAAAACCAGCGGCAGAAAGTAACAGTCAACCGAGAATGGGCTATCCAAAAAGCTCGTCAGAGGTTGTGCTGTTAGTTCCTGCCGCGGCCCAGTTCTCAAACGAATGTAAGAACACCAATCCACCCAGACCAAACACCACAAAAACCCACCAACCCTCTTGCAATCCGCACCCTTTCCTGCCATACTACCGCGATGATTATCAACGAAATATTCTACTGTCTCCAGGGCGAAGGCAAACTCGCCGGCACCCCCAGCGCACTGATACGCCTGGCCGGCTGCCCCCTGCGCTGCCGATGGTGCGATACCAAATACGCCTGCCCGACAACAGCGGGCCAGCCGCGCACCCCCGAGCAAATACTCACTGAAATATCCGAATACCCAACCCGCCATGCCATAGTCACCGGCGGCGAACCACTCGCCCAGCAAGACACACCTCACCTCCTTCAGGCCCTCGAACACGCCGGCATGCACGTCACCATCGAAACCTGCGGCATCCACTACCACGAAAACATCCCCTGCGACCTCATGAGCATCAGCCCCAAGCTCTCCAACTCCACCCCCGATGACCCAGAACTCGCCTCCCCGCACGACGCTGCACGCCTGTGCCCAGAAATACTCCAGAAACTGATCGACAACTACGACTACCAGCTAAAATTCGTCGTCGACACCCCCGCAGACCTCGACGAGATCGCCGAACTGCTAGATTCTCTCAACAACGTCAACCCCTACAAAGTTTTCTTCATGCCCCAGGCCTCCACCCGCGACGAATACCTGCAAAAATCGCAGCTTGTTGCCCAGATATGCGAAAAAACCGGCTTCAAAATGTCCCAGCGGCTCCACATCCTCCTCTACGACGGCCAAAAAGGCCGCTAGAAATCAAACTGGACACAACAACCGCCTTTACTTTCACCCACCATTTCAGTATGATATAGCCCGGTTGCATGGAGGCGGCCTTCACGTAAAACAAGGGTGATGAAATCTAGTAGGGAGGATGAAATGCGCACCACGGCATACCTGTGTTGCTGCCTTGCCTTCGTCTTATCAACAGCAGCATCGAAAACCGTAGGCATACTAAACCGCACCACCAATGCGCCGATCGTAACCTCCTACCAGCAATGCTGCGATCTCGGCCCCGATACGCGCATCTGGCCCGAACTCCGCGAAACCCGCAAAACAAGCACTTTCCCCATTATAACCACCGATACCGCCATCTTGACACGCCGCAATATAACCGAAAACTCCTCCGCGATTCTCCATATCTCCACAAGCGACACGGAGATTCTGCCCCTCGACCTGCCCCAGAATACATCCACGGACACCACCGCAACCACCTCGTTCAGCCCCGATTTCGTCCTGGACCTTCAATACTGACTGCCCACACAAAAACCTTCCCATATTCCGCCAGTTTTTACTTGCGGACAGCTAGCTTTTGCGTAAAATGCACGGTCTCTTGCCCAGGTGGCGGAATAGGCAGACGCGTCAGGTTGAGGGCCTGATGGGGTTAATACCTCGTGCTGGTTCGACTCCAGTCCTGGGCATATCAATCCAAAAAAACCCCGCTAAGCATATCGCTCGCGGGGTTTTCTTATGCGCCTAAAACTGGTCCATCACCAAACATCAGCCAACGGAAGCAACATGCAAATACGCTGATCCCCGAATCCCCCAACCAAATTTAACCAGCCTGATTACCCATCTTCGACTCAAGCCTGCTCACCTTCTCCATCACCGACTCCTTCAACTGCTTCTTATACTCCAGCATCTTCTCACGCAGCCCGGCATCGCCGATACTCAGCATCTGCACCGCAAGCAGCCCCGCATTCTTCGCCCCATCCAGCGCAACCGTCGCCACCGGAACCCCGCCCGGCATCTGCAGAATCGAAAGCACCGAATCCCACCCGTCGATCGAATTCGACGACTTGATCGGCACACCTATCACCGGCAGAGGCGAGATCGCCGCCACCATCCCCGGCAAATGAGCCGCACCCCCCGCACCGGCAATGATCACCTCGATACCCCTCTCATGTGCCCCCCGGGCAAATTCGAACAATCTGTCCGGCGTGCGGTGTGCCGACACAACCGTCAATTCACACGGCACCTCAAAGTCACGAAATATCTCGTGCGCCTTCTGCATTACAGGAAGGTCCGAATCCGAACCCATGATGATCGCTGCTTTTGGTTTTGTCATGATTTCACCTTCAATAAATCCCTCACTCTCACCGCGTGTTTTTTCGCTTCGTCCGTAGTAGGCGACACTATCGTCACGTGACCCATCTTCCGAAAAGGCCGCGTCTCCTTCTTGCCGTAAATATGCACCTTCACCCCCGGGATCGCCATACTCTCCGTCAGGCCCTCATATCTTACCGGCCCCTCATGCTCCCTATCTCCCAGCAGATTCATCATAACCGCCGGCCGCTTGAGATCCGTACTCCCAAGCGGGAAATTGAAGATCGCCCGCAGATGCTGCTCATACTGTGATGTTATCGCACTCTCTATCGTATGGTGCCCCGAATTGTGCGGCCGCGGAGCCGCCTCGTTCACCCACAACTCTCCGTCGGTATCCAGAAACAGTTCAACCGCCAACACCCCCTGGATCCCGGATTTCTCGGTAACCTGCCGCGCCAGCTCTATCGCCCGATCCTGAACGTCCGCATCTATCTCAGCAGGACTCACAAGCAGCTCGACAAGATTCGCCTCGGGATTGAAAACCATTTCCACCGCAGAAAAACACGCCATCTCACCCCTGCCGTTACGCGTGACGATTACAGCCAGCTCCTTGTCGATATCCACTGCACGCTCGACGACACAAGGAACGTCAAGCAATTTACCCAGATCACCTTCACCGCGAACCACTACTACGCCCTTGCCGTCATAGCCAGCCTTCCGGGCCTTCTGCACAAATGGAAACTGCACCCCCTCACCGATGCTCTTGATTACCTGCTCCCGCCCATCGCAAAGCACAAATGCCGGGCTCGGGATCCCGTGCTCCAGATAAAACTGCTTTTGAACCCCCTTGTCCTGGATCATCGCCAGCACCTCAGGATCAGGATAAATGCGTTTGCCCTCTTGCTTTAGCTTGCGCAACGCCTCGACGTTCACGTTCTCGATCTCAAACGTGACCATATCGACCTGCTGGCCGAACTCATACACCTTCTCGAAATCCCTGTAGTCCCCCTCAACAAAACGAGTGCAAACCGTCGACGCCGGACAATGGTCATCCGAGTCAAGGATATAAGTCTTAACGTCCCACCTGCTCGCCGCCAGCGCCAGCATTTTACCCAACTGACCGCCCGCGATTATACCCAGCTTAAAATCTGATGTTACAAGCTGTTCCATAAAGCCTCAGCCTTCAAAATAGGCGTTCAGATCAAGAACGCTTTTAGTTCATCAAAATAGGACCTGCCTCACCCAGTCTTCATATCCTCGCCCGGCTCGAGATCCGTTTCCTTGACTTCCCCGCTCTCAACAACAAGCTGCTTGCCGGGCCTGAGCCACAACCCGATCACACCCGTCGCAGCTACCACTATCACAGCACTGAGCACTACCGCACCCGAATAGCTCTGCGTCACGTCGTATATCCTGCCCCCAACTCCCGGCGCAACCAGCCCAGCCAGACCATACCCCAGAAAGCATATCGGATACAGCTTCGCGAACAGCTCCGTGCCGTACTCGTTCACAACCGTAGCAGCATAGACCACGAAACACGCACCGAATCCGAACCCGATCAGACACGCAACAGCCACGAACGCGTTCGCACCCATCGGCACCAGCAGCGCCGCCAGCACAATCGCCATAAACGACAGCGACAGCACGATCGTCCGATACCCGAACCGGTCATGTATCTGCCCCCAGGTGATACGGCCTATCGCGTTACCGACCGAATACAGCGAAACCGCGAAAACCGCCTGCTGAGCAGTCAAACCCCGCCACAGACCGATCGACTTGAGATTACCGACCACCAGCAGACCCGCAAATGTACCAGCGAACATACCGAGCGAAATAAGCCCAAAGTTCCGCGAGAACACGAACCGCTTGATGCCCTCCCCATCCTCACCGCCGGCCTTCTTCTCGCCGTCAGGCTCGGCCAGCAGCATCGCCGCCGCAAACACCAGACCGCCAAGAACGAGCCCGATCAGCCTGAATATCGTCAGCACGTCATATCCATTGTCAAGCATCGCCTGGCCGCCCGACGCGAACGCGATCGCGCCCCCGCCGAAACCCGCAACAGCGATCCCCGTCACTAGCCCCTTGTTATTCGGAAACCATTTCATCCCCACAGACAGCGGACAAACATAGCCGAACCCGATACCAGCACCAGCCACAACACCAAGACTCAACAGCAGAACGATAAAATTACCGCCCGAAAAAGAAGCCGCAAAGTAACCCGCCAGAAACAGCAATCCGCCGATCCCGGCCGTCAACTTCGGCCCCTTCTTCTGCAGCACTCGTCCCGCCTGCGTCATCGCCACCGTAAACACGGCAATGATCAAGCCAAATATTAGCCCGCACTGCCCGTTATCCAGCCCGTAGTTCTCCACCAACGCAGGCGTAAACGTACTCCACGCATACACCCCGCCCAGCACGATCTGTATAACGATTCCCGCAGCCAGTACAACCCAGCGATTCTTCATAGGTCCAATCCCCTTTAGGCCCAAAAAGATTTCATAATTCTACCCTACCGCTACCGCGGCGCGGTGTCATCAAAATCGAGGATGCTCTTGTAATCACCAACACTGCCGCCGTCCAGACAGCACTCGATGATCTCATTACCAAGCTTGTCAAGATCTTTACAAAGGAAACCGCTGACCTGCTCATGGAAGAACTTGCGAAGCATCTCTGCACCGACATCATAAGCTTCTTTGCCGACCTCTGGCTGCTGATCGACCTGAAGCAGACACCTCGCGATGTTCCTTCCTTCGATACGCATGCTGTCCAGCGAATAACCCAAAAGACTGCATCGCGAAGGCGTGAGCTGATCCGAATGGAACCTCGCATGGCCGCGACGCGCCAGATAATCCCGCGCCAGCCACTCAGGCATAAAGCCGGTCTTCCACGAACCGATATGCTGATTAGGCATCAAAATGTACTTCGTCTTCGGCGAGTCAACGATCTGCCTCAAAAGCAGATTCGCCTGATCGACCTTCCGACCCGTAGCGAACGGCCAATAGCTGCCCACACCCTCACTGCTCATACCGCCAGTATCAACGATACTCGGATTCGCATGTCCACGCGGGGCAACCAGACGCCACAGCCACGCCAACGCTGGCGGCAGAATATGCAGCAATCCGATAATACCATACGTCGGATTCTCAGCCGTACATGGAGGCATCCGTACACCGAAGCTGCGAATGTCCACCGACATCTTGCCTTCCACAACGTCCGGCACGATCTTACGCGGTATTACCACACGCGGATTCGGACAAGGCACGCCAGGCTCATCCTCGATATGTTCCCATATCAGCGCCGTTCCACCCGGCGCCATATCAACATTCAAAAACAGCAGCGGCTCAGACGGCGCAACCGTCAGACTCTCCAGATCATGATCCGTACCGTACTCCGTAATATGATCCACACGCACGAACCACGCATCCTCAGCGTCCATCAGCCACAGCTTGCCGTCACCCTCCTGGTAGTCAGGATGACAAAGCCCCATATCGTCACAAAGCGGATGCAGATCACACGTCCTCGCGATCTCGATAAACTGCTTCTCACCCGTCGCGATATTCTTACCGATCATGATCCGCCCATCTGGCAGTCGATGCGGCTGCTGAAGCAGCTCACTCTTACCGCCCCCGCTCGCACCCTCGTGCATAAACGTCACCAGGTTGTCATAAGGCGTCATCACCTGAACAGCCGAACAGTGAGCTGTCACCCAGCCCTGCTCGCTTCCCTGCCGGATCAGCGCACCGTAAACACCCTTCTTAGCACTCGGACCCGGATACAGATTATAAGAGAATATCTCGTGCTCCTCGATGCGGTTGTGAACAACCACCTGCTTGCCGTCAAAATCCGTATGCCTGAATGGCGGAGCGACATAAATAACAGTGCTCGGCTTGAACTCACGTCCCAGTTTCTCAACGTCCACCAGCCCCTGCAGCAAAGCAAGACCAAACGCGAAAAACGCCGCATTCGCAGGACAAACCGCGATCGCATCACCGCCGATACCAGGCTGACCCATCTCGAACGCAAACACAGCGATCTCCTGCTCACTGAGCCAGTCGAACGTCCGCTGACGCATACCCTCAAACGGAACACCAAAACGATCCTGGTACAGTTCCTTCTCGGTTTCCAGGTCATCGGCGATCAGCATACAGTTCGGATCGCGCCTTCTCATATAAGGCTCCGGATAGTTCGCCGAAATACCATTCTTCACGCGAACCACATGCGCCTCGTTAACCGTACTCCCGTCCGGCAACTCATACTCAACGTCCCACTCTTTATTGTCATAACTGCCGCAGCACAGCTCAACCAACTGCTCCGGTTTCGTCGCGAAGTGCACCTTCGGCGCCTCATCCACGATCTTCTGAATATGTTCCGGCAGCGTAATACCGTTCCAAGTCGTCTTACTACTCATAATTATCTTTCTCCAATAAACTTCTCTGCGAATCTATCTTAAAATGCGGAGTACAGCACCAAAGCCGTCACCTCAACGCAAATCAACTAAACCTGCAATCCAACCAACATCGCGACCGATTATCACGCCGCGAACTATCACGCCCCTCCCGCACGAAAAATGTCATTGCGAGGAGCCGAAGGCGACGCCGCAATCTCAAGGCCCGCGATTCTTAATGGCCCGCCCTTACTGTAATCCGCCCCAGGCGGCCCCACCATAAAACAGCCGTCGCAAAGCGACTCCCTTTTCTTCTATTATCCGCCAGTCGCATAAAACTAGGGACAGTCACCTGTTTCATGCCCGCACACTGCCAAATCAGCGCCCCCCCGTCATCCGCCGCAGGCGGACCCAGAGAACGCCACGCCAGCCGCACCAACCAGCCGACAAAAAACAGGCCGCACACAAACGCATGCACACAAAAAAACGCGAGCAGCGCCTAAGGTTGTCATCCCGGACCCCGATCCGGGATCCAGAGAATGCTGCGAGCACACATGCACGCTCCCAACAGCATCCCGCAAACGCGCCCAACAAAACAAACATGGCGCAAAAAAGCGAGCGACGACTCAGTCGCGAGTACCCACGCCTCGCCAGCCGCATCAACACCAAATTTCCCAAAGAGCATCCTTCTTATATCACTCCGACCAACCGGGCCGTATCCTCTCCTGTATCTCCCACGCATCCAGCAGCACCAGAGCCATCATCGACTCCATCACCACCAGCACACGCGGCACAATACAAGGATCGTGTCGCCCCTTTATCTCGATCGTCCTGTCCCGCCCAGCCGTATCGCACGTCCTCTGCTCCAGCGAAACCGAAGGCGTAGGCTTAACCGCCATCCGCGCAACAACCGGCTCACCATTACTGATACCGCCGAATATCCCACCCGCGTTATTACTCTCGAACGACATACCGCTCATCGCATCGTTGTTCTCACTGCCCAGCATCGCAGCACTGCCGAATCCGCTCCCGAATTCCAGCCCTTTCACGCTGCCCAGCGAAAACATCGCCTGCGCGATCCTCGCATCCAGCTTCGCAAATACCGGATCACCTAATCCTGCCGGCAGCCCGTCAACCTGCACCTGAACCACACCGCCGACACTGTCCCCAGCCGACCGCGCGTCCAGTATCTCTTTTTCCATCTGCTCCGCCGCCTTCGCATCCGGACACCGCAGCAGATTCGCCTCAGCATCCTCCCACGAAAACCGCTCAGCCTTCACCTTCCCCACCGCCAGCGTACACGTCCTTATCGTCACGCCCCGCTCAGCCAGCAGCTTCTTCGCAACAGCACCGCCAGCCACCCGGCAAGCCGTCTCTCTTCCCGACGACCGCCCCCCGCCCCGATGATCCCGCAACCCGTACTTTCGCCAGAACGTAAAGTCCGCATGCCCCGGCCGAAATACATCCTTCAGGTCATCATAATGACCGCTCTTCTGGTCCTTATTCTTTATCAGCATCCCGATAGCACACCCCGTCGTACGCCCTTCAAAAACGCCCGACACGATCTGCACCCGGTCATCTTCCTTCCGCTGCGTCGCCATCTTCGTCCGCCCCGGCCGCCTGCGGTCAAGTTCCTTCTGTATATCTTCCTCACTGATCTCCACGCCCGGCCGAACACCGTCCAGCACAGCACCGATCATCGGCCCGTGACTCTCACCGAACGTCGTCAGCTTTATCACCTCGCCGAACGTATTCGCCGCCCCGCTCCGGCTCCCAAGCTCTGCCTCGATCTCCACGACCGCAGCATCCGCAACCTCCTCCGGCGTCCGCTCGTCAACCTCAACCACGCAATCCGCCCGGCAAAGCAGCACATCACGTATCTTCTCGACGCGCTCGGCAAAACACTTCGCCGGATCCTCGCACCCATCCAGATAGGCCGGAATCTTTCCGCCGCCCATAACTCGGCCCCACAGCACATCTGCCGAACCGTCCAGATAAAGCCACAACGCCCCGCCCCGCAGCACACGCCGCGACTTCGGATTCATCAGCGACCCGCCGCCAAGCGAAACAACACACCAGTCCTCCTCGCCCAGCTTCTCGACCGCCTCAGCCTCCAGCCTGCGAAACTCTGCCTCACCGACCTTCCGGCATATCTCCGCACAACTGCACTCAAATCCCGTCCACTCCCTGAATAGCTCACTGATCTTCTCGTCCGCCTCAACACAGCGCAGCCCAAGCCTCTCGGCAAGCAGCTTGCTCACCGTAGACTTACCTGACGCTTTAGCTCCGGCAACAACTATTTTCATCAGTAACCAAAACCTTTCAATTCACTCCGCAAAAAAGGGGTCCCTTCCACTCTCATTATGAAAGAGACCCCTTTTCAGCGTCCGATCTGTGTAACTGTCAAACCTCAGTATCGCTTATTCGGCCTCAAAAACCGCCGCAAAAGGTCTGTATCTCCATCCAGGCTGCACCTGCACCGCAACCATCCTTAAATAAATCACCAGAAAATACACTAACCCCGCCCGACTGTCAAGCTATGTTTCTAAAATTACCCGGCCAATCGAAACCAAATGGCACCTACATCCGATCAGAACTGCAGCTTTCGCGGTTAATATTCTACTGTTTCCGCTCAATTGTTCAACGCAAACCGCATAAATCGCAACGATTACGCTAACCAAAACCAACCCACCGCAGATCCAATCCAAAACAATTGGCCCATGCCAGCAACCCAATCATCGTGCCCACCAGGTACCGCAGCGCGCAAAAAACAAGCCCGACCATCGCCAGCCGGACTTGTTGTTTTTATCGATTCAGTATATATCACCAAACCCGCGTGCCCGCAAGTCCGGCAATTGCAGACACTTACGCCTCGATCGCGTCGATCGTCACCTGCATATACTTCTGCCTGTGGCCGATTCGCGTTCGGCTGTGCTTCCTGCGGCGAAGATGCGTAGGATACAGCTTAGGACCTTTAACCACTGCGTCCTTAGCGGTCGTCTCAAAACTCGCGACAACCTTCGCGCCGTCAAGATAAGGCGTACCGACCTTGACCTGCTCGCCGTCACTGACAAACAGAACCTTGTCGATCTCTACACTTTTCGCGTCCGCATCGGCCTCAGTGAGCTCGATGTTTATCACGTCACCCTGGGCTACCTTAAACTGCTTGCCGCCCTGTTCAATTATAGCGTACATATAAACTTCTCCTTTTTCTGGTTCTTCGCTCAAAACAGAATAGTCGGGCATTCTAGCATTTTCAACCAACTTGTAAAGCAAATTATCGCAATACTCGCATTTTTTCCAACCAGTTATTGCAAATCCACCCCGCTCATGCCAAAATATGCCCTTTTAATAGCCGACCCAAAAAGACAACTTGAGGCAATTCAGCCCCGCTGCGTCATTGCGAGGAGCCGAAGGCGACGAGCCAATCTCAAGGCCGACGAGACCAGCAACACTGACGCGAAGTAACGCTGTAAAAAACTCTTAACGCCCTCTGTCATTGCGAGGAGCGAAGCAACGTGGCAATCTCAAGGCCGACGAGCCCGGCAGCACTGAAGCGATGTAAGGCTGTAAAAAATTCTTAACGCCCTCTGTCATTGCGAGGAGCGAAGCGACGTGGCAATCTCAAGGCCAGCGAGACCAGCAGCACTGAAATTGTAAAGCAGTTTGATAAATTATGTAAACCGAGGCAACGATATGGAAATCGCAGTCATCAACGACAAACAGATCCCCCTCACCCAGCTCGACCCCGCATACCTCGACCGCGGCACATACTTCGGCGACGGAGTCTACGAAGTCGTGCGCAGCTATGACGGCCGAATCTTCGCCCTCGACGACCACCTCGCCCGCTTCGCCCGCAGCATGCGCGAGATCCAGATCACCGGCCTCGACCTCGACCACGTCCGCAAAACCATCCGGTCCGCCTTCGCCCAGGCCGAAATTCCCAACGCCCGCATCTATTTCCACGTAACCCGAGGCTCCGAGCGCCGCGAACACGCCCCCTCCCCCGACCTCGCACCCAATTTCTTCCTCACCGTCACCGAAATAGGCGACTGCTCCGCTCGAA comes from the Anaerohalosphaera lusitana genome and includes:
- the aroC gene encoding chorismate synthase, coding for MKIVVAGAKASGKSTVSKLLAERLGLRCVEADEKISELFREWTGFECSCAEICRKVGEAEFRRLEAEAVEKLGEEDWCVVSLGGGSLMNPKSRRVLRGGALWLYLDGSADVLWGRVMGGGKIPAYLDGCEDPAKCFAERVEKIRDVLLCRADCVVEVDERTPEEVADAAVVEIEAELGSRSGAANTFGEVIKLTTFGESHGPMIGAVLDGVRPGVEISEEDIQKELDRRRPGRTKMATQRKEDDRVQIVSGVFEGRTTGCAIGMLIKNKDQKSGHYDDLKDVFRPGHADFTFWRKYGLRDHRGGGRSSGRETACRVAGGAVAKKLLAERGVTIRTCTLAVGKVKAERFSWEDAEANLLRCPDAKAAEQMEKEILDARSAGDSVGGVVQVQVDGLPAGLGDPVFAKLDARIAQAMFSLGSVKGLEFGSGFGSAAMLGSENNDAMSGMSFESNNAGGIFGGISNGEPVVARMAVKPTPSVSLEQRTCDTAGRDRTIEIKGRHDPCIVPRVLVVMESMMALVLLDAWEIQERIRPGWSE
- the rplU gene encoding 50S ribosomal protein L21 codes for the protein MYAIIEQGGKQFKVAQGDVINIELTEADADAKSVEIDKVLFVSDGEQVKVGTPYLDGAKVVASFETTAKDAVVKGPKLYPTHLRRRKHSRTRIGHRQKYMQVTIDAIEA